Genomic window (Desulfobacterales bacterium):
TAGAAAATGGATTTATAAATGATTTCATAAAACTGAATGAAATATCAAAAAGTTATAAAAACAACAGTGTTAATATCGAAATCGTAAACAATGTCGATTTTGAAATTAAATCAGGAGAAACTATCGCTGTTGTTGGGCCTTCAGGAATAGGAAAATCAACTTTTCTTCATATTTTAGGAACACTTGACAGGCCTGATAGCGGCAAAATTTATTTTAAAAAAGAAAATATTTTAAAATATGATGATACAAAACTTGCAAAATTCCGTAATCAAACAATAGGATTTGTTTTCCAGTTTCATCACCTTCTTCCTGAATTTACATCTATAGAAAACGTGATGATGCCTGCTTTAATAAAAGGTGAAAACATTGATACTGCAAAAACGATAAGCGAAGATATATTAATTAAAGTTGGCCTTAAAGAAAGATTAAATCATAGGGTAACTGACCTTTCAGGAGGAGAACAACAAAGAGTTGCCCTTGCAAGAGCTTTAATACTTAGCCCTAAAATTTTGCTCGCTGATGAACCTACAGGTAACCTTGATAAAAAAAACAGTGAACAAATTCATAATCTTCTTATAGCGCTAAATAAAGAATATAATATTGCAATGGTAGTAGTAACTCATAACATTGAACTTGCTAATCTTATGTCAAAAAAAATTACAATTATTGACGGGAAATTAACTGAACTGAACTAAACGAAGGATACACTAATGGGAAAAAAGTTGTGTTTCATAATAATTTTTATTAGCTTAATCTCTATCAACCATGTTTACGCAAAAGAAACACCTCGAATACTTATAATTCCATTTGGAATAGAGTCTTCTCAAAATCTTCAATACTTAAGCCAAGAAATTCCAACAACTATAGCTTCTTATTTAAAAAAAGACGGCGCGTATATAGTTGATTACAAATCTCCGGAAGATATAAAATTAAAAGATTTTTATTCATTAAAGACTATCGGCAAAGAAGCTAATGCTGATTATGTAATATCAGGTACTCTTAAGTTTCTTGATAATGACTTTACGACTGAAACATACATAATAGATGTGGCATCCAGTAAAGAGCCTGATATCTTATTCCATAAAGGAACAGGAATTGAAAACCTTATTGTTACGGTTACTGAAATAGCTAAGGATATAAGCAAAACTATATTTAAATTTCATATGATAGAGCAAATAATAATATCCGGAAATAATAGAATCGAAAAAGATGCAATACTTAGACTTATTAAAGCAAAACCAGGTGATTTATTTATTCCGGAAAGATTATCAGATGATTTAAAAACAATATATGCAATGGGATATTTTGATGATATAACAATTGAAGAAGATGATGGACAACTGGGAAAAATCGTCACGTTTAATGTTAAAGAAAAAGCTACAATTCGAGAAATCAAAATAAAAGGTGAAAGCGCGATTGAGGAAGAAGATATAAAAGAAACATTAAACCTTAAAACTGGAGCAA
Coding sequences:
- a CDS encoding ABC transporter ATP-binding protein; amino-acid sequence: MVSFWQKNKISNPCELENGFINDFIKLNEISKSYKNNSVNIEIVNNVDFEIKSGETIAVVGPSGIGKSTFLHILGTLDRPDSGKIYFKKENILKYDDTKLAKFRNQTIGFVFQFHHLLPEFTSIENVMMPALIKGENIDTAKTISEDILIKVGLKERLNHRVTDLSGGEQQRVALARALILSPKILLADEPTGNLDKKNSEQIHNLLIALNKEYNIAMVVVTHNIELANLMSKKITIIDGKLTELN